The Erpetoichthys calabaricus chromosome 13, fErpCal1.3, whole genome shotgun sequence genome has a window encoding:
- the LOC127530062 gene encoding uncharacterized protein LOC127530062, with amino-acid sequence MSLRPYYLPREFGHVIVVIVYIPPRADVGIAGDIIHSAVAKLQTQHPEELVLISGDFNHVTLDKTLPAFSQYVDCNTRGNKTIDLLYANVKDAYSAAPLPVLGKADHNLVLLQPHYKPRVRVLPTTTRSFRKWSPEAEQALRDCFGTTDWDILQGSHSENIEEVVDCTTEYINFCMDIVVPVRTVHSYANNKPWITSDIKGLLNQKKRAFKGGDQHELKRVQKELRVQLRAAKEQYRRKLEQKL; translated from the coding sequence atgagtctgcgtccctattacttgcccagagagtttggacacgtcattgttgttattgtttacatccctcctcgggcggacgtgggaatagcgggtgacatcatccattctgctgttgctaagttacaaacgcagcaccctgaggagcttgtgctaatctctggagactttaaccatgtgacgctggacaaaacattacctgccttctcccagtatgtggactgtaacacccggggaaataagactattgacttactgtatgcaaacgttaaagacgcatacagcgccgccccgctgcctgtgcttgggaaagcagatcataacctggttctgcttcagcctcactacaaaccaagagtgagggtcctacctacaaccacacgctcattcaggaagtggtcccctgaggcagagcaggctctgagagactgctttggaactacagactgggatatcctgcagggatcacatagtgagaacattgaggaggttgttgactgcactactgagtacatcaacttctgtatggacattgtagttccagtaagaactgtacacagctatgctaacaacaagccatggattacaagtgacatcaagggccttttgaaccagaagaaaagggcttttaaaggcggagatcagcatgagctcaagcgcgtgcagaaggaactcagagtccagctcagggcagcaaaggagcagtacaggagaaagctggagcagaagttgtag